From Meles meles chromosome 5, mMelMel3.1 paternal haplotype, whole genome shotgun sequence, one genomic window encodes:
- the PNISR gene encoding arginine/serine-rich protein PNISR isoform X2: MWDQGGQPWQQWPLNQQQWMQSFQHQQDPSQIDWAALAQAWIAQREASGQQSMVEQPPGMMPNGQDMSTMESGPNNHGNFQGDSNFNRMWQPG; this comes from the exons aTGTGGGATCAAGGAGGACAGCCTTGGCAGCAATGGCCCTTGAACCAGCAACAGTGGATGCAGTCATTCCAGCACCAGCAGGATCCAA GCCAGATTGACTGGGCTGCATTGGCTCAAGCTTGGATTGCCCAAAGAGAAGCTTCAGGGCAGCAAAGTATGGTAGAACAACCACCAGGAATGATGCCAAATGGACAAGATATGTCTACAATGGAATCTGGTCCAAACAATCATGGGAATTTTCAAGGGGATTCAAACTTTAACAGAATGTGGCAACCAG GCTGA